The following proteins are encoded in a genomic region of Clarias gariepinus isolate MV-2021 ecotype Netherlands chromosome 12, CGAR_prim_01v2, whole genome shotgun sequence:
- the cmasa gene encoding N-acylneuraminate cytidylyltransferase A, producing the protein MALSRKHTVAESLEDCNNHPSKKRKRGVEQKRHIAAVILARGGSKGIPLKNIKLLAGVPLIGWVLRAAGDSGVFDSIWVSTDHDEIERVAQNWGAEIHRRSPEVSKDTSTSLETLQEFSRLHPEVDVICNIQATSPCLHPHHLKEAVEKITKQGFESVFSVVRRHHFRWQEIKGEIKCTCALNLDPCKRPRRQDWDGELCENGSFYFATKDLVTKGLLQGGEMCYFEMQPEYSVDIDVDIDWPVAEQRVLRFGYFGKDKPDSVRLLLCNVSGCLTDGQVYLSSAGEEMLSINTRDLTGIRMLKEEKIEVILLSSSDDPVPDVFVEKLYKKTGCKVRHLGKERKVELDKLLAKKKLKWREVAYIGNDVPDVDFLNLAGLSAVPLDVPMVVLNAAKYPCQRAAGRGALREFIDHILLMKKEAKCQNLI; encoded by the exons atgGCCTTGTCGaggaaacatactgtagctgaatCTTTAGAAGACTGTAACAACCACCCGAGCAAGAAGCGCAAGAGAGGAGTggagcagaagagacacatcgcGGCGGTGATCCTGGCCCGGGGAGGCAGTAAAGGGATCCCTCTGAAGAACATCAAGCTGCTGGCTGGAGTCCCGCTCATCGGCTGGGTCTTACGAGCTGCTGGAGACTCCGGGGTGTTTGACAG TATCTGGGTGTCCACAGACCATGACGAGATCGAGAGGGTGGCACAGAACTGGGGTGCTGAGATCCACAGAAGGAGTCCAGAAGTGTCCAAGGACACCTCGACATCACTGGAGACCCTGCAAGAGTTCTCCAGACTTCATCCAG AAGTAGATGTCATCTGTAACATCCAGGCCACCTCACCGTGCCTTCACCCGCACCACCTAAAAGAGGCTGTGGAGAAGATAACCAAACAAGGCTTTGAATCGGTCTTCTCCGTCGTCCGCCGGCACCACTTCCGCTGGCAGGAGATAAAAGGAG aaattaaatgcacATGTGCTCTGAACCTGGACCCATGCAAGAGACCTCGTCGTCAAGACTGGGATGGAGAACTCTGCGAAAACGGCTCCTTTTACTTCGCTACCAAAGATCTTGTTACCAAAGGGCTCCTGCAG GGAGGGGAGATGTGCTACTTTGAAATGCAGCCGGAGTATAGCGTTGATATCGATGTTGATATCGACTGGCCTGTAGCAGAACAGAGAGTCCTCAG atTTGGTTACTTTGGCAAGGATAAGCCGGACTCAGTGCGCTTGCTCCTGTGCAACGTGTCTGGCTGCCTGACAGATGGACAGGTCTATCTGTCCTCAGCGGGGGAGGAGATGCTGTCTATCAACACCAGAGACCTGACTGGCATCCGCATgctaaaggaagaaaaaatcgAG GTGATCCTTCTATCATCCAGTGACGACCCAGTTCCAGATGTGTTTGTAGAGAAACTGTACAAGAAAACAGGTTGTAAAGTCAGGCATCtgggaaaggaaagaaaagtggAGCTGGACAAACTGCTGGCGAAGAAGAAGCTGAAGTGGAGAGAAGTGGCCTATATAG GTAATGATGTGCCAGATGTGGACTTCCTGAACCTGGCTGGTCTGAGCGCAGTGCCCTTGGACGTCCCCATGGTGGTTCTGAATGCAGCTAAATACCCGTGCCAGAGAGCAGCAGGACGTGGGGCTCTCAGGGAGTTCATCGACCAC